In the Marinomonas algicola genome, one interval contains:
- a CDS encoding type II and III secretion system protein produces the protein MVLHFFRYLTVIFWIVLSRTVFALDVQINDREINEVLPWLANEAGESLVMSPDISGRLSLVLYDTSWREFLQIVSEKQGLELTWQGKTALLAKTTVATQSTSASVQSDSCVTHFVSLEHAKAEKVGGHLKTLFPKMSVSIDERTNSLIAINCQSKEELMRVVRWLDSPLRQIEISARIAQVRGNAQSQFGVNWETQTANTLIESGFGGAIDLGALEASGAFTFALTKGEKILALTLDLLESEGRANIISEPKIVTAEGHAARIESGTEVPYQTHEDDAVSVEFKQVGLMLEVTPFVKDGDKIQLNLTIHQDAVGDLVNGIPSLETNRIKTQVVVVDQETLVLGGIFRDENLISESKVPLLGDLPLLGGLFKRRIERQEKVELLVFITPKLLQMTTN, from the coding sequence ATGGTCTTGCATTTTTTCCGTTATTTGACAGTTATTTTCTGGATAGTACTGAGTCGTACCGTGTTTGCCCTAGACGTCCAAATCAATGATCGAGAAATAAATGAGGTATTGCCGTGGCTTGCTAATGAAGCCGGCGAGAGTCTCGTCATGAGCCCAGATATATCTGGGAGGCTGAGTTTGGTTTTATACGACACCAGTTGGCGTGAGTTTTTACAGATCGTTTCAGAAAAGCAAGGTCTTGAATTAACATGGCAAGGTAAAACCGCTCTTCTAGCCAAGACGACTGTTGCAACGCAGTCAACATCCGCATCCGTGCAATCCGACTCTTGTGTAACGCATTTCGTGTCATTAGAACACGCTAAAGCCGAAAAAGTCGGTGGCCACCTAAAAACGCTTTTTCCTAAAATGAGCGTCAGTATTGATGAGCGTACAAATTCCTTAATAGCCATAAACTGCCAATCAAAAGAAGAGCTAATGCGTGTTGTACGTTGGTTAGACAGTCCTCTGCGACAAATTGAAATCAGCGCTCGAATTGCGCAAGTAAGAGGCAATGCGCAATCTCAGTTTGGGGTGAATTGGGAAACGCAAACAGCCAATACCCTGATTGAATCAGGTTTTGGCGGTGCGATTGATCTAGGTGCCTTAGAGGCTTCAGGTGCTTTTACCTTTGCATTGACAAAAGGGGAGAAAATATTAGCACTGACTTTGGATCTACTTGAGAGTGAAGGTCGCGCTAATATTATTTCTGAGCCAAAAATCGTGACGGCCGAAGGGCACGCGGCCCGAATTGAATCGGGAACAGAGGTGCCGTATCAGACACATGAAGACGATGCGGTTAGCGTTGAGTTTAAACAAGTGGGTTTAATGTTAGAAGTTACCCCATTTGTGAAAGACGGTGATAAAATACAGCTAAACTTAACCATTCACCAAGATGCTGTAGGTGATTTAGTTAATGGTATACCGAGTTTAGAAACAAATCGCATTAAAACGCAGGTTGTTGTAGTGGATCAAGAAACCTTGGTGTTGGGTGGTATCTTTAGAGATGAAAACTTGATCAGTGAAAGTAAAGTGCCTCTGTTGGGCGACTTACCTTTATTGGGTGGACTCTTTAAAAGACGCATTGAGCGACAAGAAAAAGTGGAATTACTTGTATTTATTACTCCAAAGCTGCTACAAATGACAACTAACTAG
- the aroK gene encoding shikimate kinase AroK — MIIAPNIILVGPMGAGKTTIGRLLSQSLGNEFYDSDRVIEENAGADIPWIFEKEGEDGFRRRETHALYELTNNMDKPIVLATGGGAVMREENRAILHDGGLVVYLYATVNQQLVRTSKSNHRPLLQNGNPRATLSKLFALRDPLYKEVAHIVVETDTRHPKSVAKKVWDAIEHYVKLEDA; from the coding sequence ATGATTATTGCCCCCAATATAATTCTAGTGGGCCCAATGGGTGCTGGAAAAACGACAATAGGTCGTTTACTGTCACAATCTCTCGGTAATGAGTTTTACGACTCGGACCGAGTGATTGAAGAAAACGCTGGGGCTGACATCCCATGGATTTTTGAAAAAGAAGGTGAGGATGGTTTTCGTCGTCGCGAAACACACGCCCTTTACGAGCTAACCAACAATATGGATAAACCCATTGTATTAGCCACGGGTGGTGGTGCGGTTATGCGAGAAGAGAACAGAGCTATTTTGCATGATGGTGGTTTGGTTGTTTATTTGTACGCAACAGTAAATCAGCAGTTAGTTCGAACGTCAAAAAGTAATCACCGGCCTTTGTTGCAAAATGGAAACCCGAGAGCCACTTTAAGTAAATTATTTGCATTACGTGACCCCTTATATAAAGAAGTGGCTCATATTGTAGTGGAGACGGATACGCGCCACCCAAAATCAGTGGCTAAAAAAGTGTGGGATGCCATCGAACACTATGTGAAATTGGAGGACGCTTAA
- a CDS encoding phage tail protein → MDAFLGSINTFGFNFAPRGWALCQGQLLAISQNSALFSLLGTTYGGDGRTSFGLPDLRGRASVGMGHGPGLSNYSWGERGGSETRTLTSLNLPSHTHNHTYSGGTGSGAAVNVAKVQGGHQTPSAGDYIGMPGNSFGTAPEGNLYVDDAAATAAGTVSIGGVIGGGFNSHELMIANTGGGQYFPILQPFLAINYSIAMQGIFPSRN, encoded by the coding sequence ATGGATGCTTTTCTAGGTAGCATTAATACTTTCGGATTTAATTTTGCGCCAAGGGGCTGGGCGCTTTGTCAGGGTCAGTTATTAGCGATTTCTCAAAACTCGGCTTTGTTCTCTTTGCTTGGTACCACTTATGGTGGCGATGGCCGTACCTCGTTTGGTTTGCCTGATCTTAGAGGGCGAGCGTCTGTTGGTATGGGGCATGGACCTGGCCTTTCAAATTATTCATGGGGAGAGAGGGGAGGGAGTGAAACCAGAACCTTAACGAGTCTAAATTTACCCTCACATACACATAATCATACTTATTCTGGCGGCACAGGTTCTGGTGCAGCCGTGAATGTGGCGAAAGTGCAAGGTGGGCACCAGACGCCTTCCGCAGGTGATTATATTGGCATGCCGGGTAATAGTTTTGGTACTGCACCTGAGGGCAATTTGTATGTGGACGACGCGGCCGCGACGGCGGCCGGTACAGTGTCGATTGGTGGGGTGATTGGCGGAGGGTTTAACAGTCACGAATTAATGATTGCTAATACTGGCGGTGGTCAATACTTTCCTATTTTGCAACCATTTTTGGCCATAAACTACTCTATTGCTATGCAGGGGATTTTTCCTAGCCGTAATTAA
- a CDS encoding penicillin-binding protein 1A, with translation MLKTIKILFILGLLGALSAAAITYGIYQSVKDKIPTVEELREIELQVPLRIYTADHKLIGEFGEKRRTPISYDEIPPLLEAAILSAEDTNFYHHPGVDVFGLGRAVLQLITTGEKQGGGSTITMQVARNYFLSFEQTFTRKFTEIFISLKMEQELSKQEILELYMNKIYLGKRAYGFQAAAQVYYDKRLDELNLAQLAMIAGLPKAPSRYNPIANPSRALIRRNWILQRMLTLGKIDKDSYQEAVESPITALNYGIRSDIEANYVAEMVRSDLYKTFGDALYEAGLSVYTTIDSRKQIAANKAIENGLAEYDERHGYRGAVVTRTDLIDATQEEQLDALSDIPTVGQWTPALVLKLEDQSALIRLPSGERHTLPWEALSWARPYIDHSRRGSAPKKANDIVVEGDILYVKPDPELTWKLSQIPEVQSALVSLNSHNGQIEALVGGLNFFQNKFNRVTQSKRQPGSSFKPFIYTSALTQGYSAASIINDAPVVFNDPNLATAWRPTNDGGKFYGPTRLRQALYRSQNIVSVRLLDEMGVRPTLTFLKRFGFDPNELPNNLSLSLGSANVSPMQIAKGYAVLSNGGYQIEPYLIDRVEGREGEELYQAKPTTVCTDCTLVEVSIDDLLASEQSQESNAQEANAQADKSQHQVDNRQMGVFESADGDKILPIAPLVIDPEVNYIIYDMMRDVIKYGTGRRARVLKRDDIAGKTGTTNDGRDAWFSGFNGDTVTTVWSGFDNSSELGRGEWGGSVSLPTWIDYMRVALDGTQPSYIKKPSSLITVRIDPTTGERALPGQKNAIFEIFRKQNVPAFRTSPSPTSDDKNGANTSNKHQDTVLEDLF, from the coding sequence ATGCTAAAGACCATTAAAATACTGTTTATTCTTGGATTGCTAGGCGCGTTATCCGCCGCCGCCATCACATACGGTATTTACCAAAGCGTTAAAGATAAAATTCCAACGGTAGAAGAACTCAGAGAGATTGAACTGCAAGTTCCCCTGAGAATTTACACGGCCGATCATAAATTAATTGGAGAGTTTGGCGAAAAACGTCGCACACCAATTTCCTATGATGAAATCCCTCCCTTGCTTGAAGCGGCCATTCTATCGGCCGAAGACACAAATTTTTATCATCATCCAGGGGTGGATGTGTTTGGTTTAGGTCGAGCCGTTCTTCAACTCATAACCACCGGGGAAAAACAAGGCGGCGGCAGTACTATTACCATGCAGGTTGCCCGCAATTACTTTTTATCGTTTGAGCAGACTTTTACCCGTAAATTTACCGAAATATTCATCTCTTTAAAAATGGAACAAGAGCTCAGCAAACAAGAAATACTTGAGCTTTATATGAATAAGATTTACCTAGGGAAACGGGCCTACGGTTTCCAAGCGGCGGCGCAAGTGTATTACGACAAACGCTTAGACGAGTTAAACCTAGCGCAATTGGCCATGATAGCAGGGCTACCAAAGGCCCCCTCTCGCTATAACCCGATTGCCAACCCATCCAGAGCATTGATTCGCCGAAACTGGATTCTACAACGCATGTTGACGCTTGGAAAAATCGATAAAGACAGCTATCAGGAGGCCGTTGAATCCCCTATTACCGCCCTCAATTATGGCATTCGCTCAGACATCGAAGCCAACTACGTAGCGGAAATGGTGCGCTCTGACCTATATAAAACCTTTGGTGATGCGCTTTATGAAGCGGGTCTTTCGGTTTATACAACAATCGACTCACGTAAACAAATTGCCGCCAATAAAGCCATAGAAAATGGCCTCGCAGAATACGATGAAAGGCACGGCTACAGAGGTGCTGTCGTCACCAGAACAGATCTCATTGATGCCACTCAAGAAGAACAGCTGGATGCCCTATCAGATATTCCCACTGTTGGCCAATGGACTCCAGCGCTTGTGTTAAAACTTGAAGATCAGTCCGCCTTAATTCGCCTACCTTCTGGAGAAAGGCACACGCTACCTTGGGAAGCGTTAAGCTGGGCAAGACCTTATATTGATCACAGTCGCCGTGGAAGCGCACCCAAGAAAGCCAATGACATAGTCGTCGAAGGCGATATCCTTTATGTTAAACCCGACCCCGAACTGACATGGAAACTGTCGCAAATTCCAGAGGTTCAAAGTGCGTTGGTATCTTTAAACTCACACAACGGGCAAATTGAAGCTTTGGTCGGTGGGCTGAACTTTTTCCAGAATAAATTCAACCGCGTTACCCAATCAAAACGTCAACCTGGTTCTAGCTTTAAACCTTTCATCTATACCAGTGCACTGACCCAAGGCTACAGTGCGGCCAGTATCATAAATGACGCCCCTGTTGTCTTTAATGATCCAAACCTGGCTACCGCATGGAGACCGACCAACGACGGAGGCAAGTTTTATGGCCCAACACGGTTGCGACAAGCGCTTTATCGTTCACAAAACATTGTCTCAGTTCGCCTGTTAGATGAAATGGGAGTTAGACCAACGTTAACGTTTTTAAAGCGGTTTGGCTTTGACCCAAATGAACTGCCAAATAACCTCTCATTGTCTCTTGGCAGTGCTAACGTTTCTCCGATGCAAATTGCCAAAGGCTATGCCGTCTTATCAAACGGAGGCTATCAAATAGAACCTTACTTAATTGATCGAGTAGAAGGTCGAGAAGGCGAAGAGCTATACCAAGCCAAGCCAACGACCGTTTGTACGGATTGCACACTAGTAGAAGTCAGTATAGACGACCTATTAGCCAGCGAACAATCTCAAGAAAGCAACGCACAAGAAGCCAACGCTCAAGCAGACAAAAGTCAACATCAGGTAGACAACCGCCAGATGGGCGTATTTGAATCAGCCGATGGTGACAAAATCTTACCCATAGCGCCTTTAGTGATTGACCCTGAAGTAAACTACATCATTTACGACATGATGCGCGATGTTATTAAATACGGTACGGGACGTAGAGCTCGGGTTCTGAAGCGTGATGACATTGCCGGTAAAACGGGTACCACAAATGATGGTCGTGACGCTTGGTTTTCTGGTTTTAATGGTGACACGGTAACAACTGTGTGGAGTGGTTTTGACAACTCCAGTGAACTCGGGCGCGGAGAATGGGGCGGTTCAGTTTCACTTCCTACCTGGATTGATTATATGAGAGTGGCACTCGATGGCACTCAACCCTCTTATATCAAGAAGCCTTCGAGCTTAATCACAGTGCGTATCGACCCAACGACCGGAGAAAGAGCCCTGCCCGGCCAGAAGAACGCCATCTTTGAAATATTCAGAAAACAAAATGTTCCTGCTTTTCGAACCTCACCGTCACCCACATCGGATGACAAAAATGGAGCAAACACCTCAAACAAGCATCAAGATACCGTACTAGAGGATTTGTTCTAA
- a CDS encoding methionyl-tRNA formyltransferase: protein MSLRITLFASGLSIIPLANFLHSQGKLAGVVFMGDQPQEEAQAKYHLAQAQINTLSFAQETKKGELALAATIDTWQSNLGAVFCCGKKIPMPLTTLFQYKMINIHAGALPEYRGANPIFWHIYNGEKQLTVTLHYLEDTLDTGDIIAQSTFEIKPYDNPNTLFHKTLQQCPVLIDDLENQRQQQGGFSRQPQEGTPTYSAPKVQEHDLVLNWATLSAQALCNQVRACTLQGGARFTMGQEQVQLIEANVSTLPTYNVKAGTIIRVSQENNLIVALSNNQSVELSIVANQYGVFSGYRFAQLAKLSAGTELH from the coding sequence ATGTCATTACGTATTACCTTGTTTGCATCTGGATTATCCATCATTCCACTGGCCAATTTTTTACACTCTCAAGGGAAGCTTGCAGGCGTCGTATTCATGGGGGATCAGCCTCAAGAAGAAGCTCAGGCTAAATATCATTTAGCGCAAGCTCAAATTAACACGCTGTCCTTTGCTCAAGAGACTAAAAAAGGCGAGCTGGCTCTCGCGGCGACCATTGATACATGGCAAAGCAACCTAGGTGCCGTGTTTTGTTGCGGGAAGAAAATCCCCATGCCGCTGACAACTCTTTTTCAATACAAAATGATTAATATACATGCAGGCGCTTTACCTGAGTACCGCGGTGCTAATCCTATTTTTTGGCATATTTATAATGGCGAAAAGCAACTCACCGTAACGCTACATTACCTAGAAGACACCCTTGATACAGGTGACATCATTGCTCAGTCAACCTTTGAAATAAAACCGTACGACAACCCGAATACCTTGTTCCATAAAACGTTACAACAATGTCCGGTTCTTATTGACGATTTAGAGAATCAACGGCAACAGCAAGGCGGTTTCTCAAGACAACCGCAAGAAGGCACGCCGACTTATAGCGCACCAAAAGTACAGGAACATGATCTAGTGTTAAATTGGGCAACATTGTCCGCTCAGGCACTCTGTAATCAAGTGAGAGCATGCACTCTACAAGGAGGAGCGCGCTTCACCATGGGTCAAGAACAAGTGCAATTAATTGAAGCCAACGTCAGCACCTTACCCACTTATAATGTAAAAGCGGGCACCATTATCAGAGTGTCTCAAGAAAACAACCTAATCGTGGCGTTATCCAACAACCAATCGGTAGAATTGTCTATTGTAGCAAACCAATACGGTGTTTTTAGTGGTTACCGGTTTGCGCAGTTGGCAAAACTTTCTGCAGGTACAGAGCTACATTAA
- a CDS encoding phage tail protein, whose translation MDVFIGSIQVFGFNFNPRSWALCNGQIESIQSNTALFSLLGTSYGGDGRTTYALPDLRGRSAVGMGQGPGLSHYFIGESAGNEKMSLTSAEMPSHTHYPIYSGGTASGAVVNVAKVQGGHQMPSAGDYIGMPGNSFGTAPEGNLYVDSAAAGNAGIVPIGGVIGGGFDNSALTIEPTGGNESFSIVQPFLVNNDSIALFGIYPSRN comes from the coding sequence ATGGACGTATTTATTGGTTCTATTCAGGTTTTTGGTTTTAATTTTAATCCACGCAGTTGGGCACTGTGTAACGGACAAATTGAAAGCATTCAGAGTAATACCGCGTTATTTTCTTTACTTGGGACCTCTTATGGTGGTGACGGTCGCACAACGTATGCTTTACCTGATCTTAGAGGGCGGTCCGCCGTCGGCATGGGGCAAGGACCAGGCCTTTCACACTATTTTATAGGAGAGTCTGCTGGAAATGAAAAAATGTCTTTGACGTCGGCAGAGATGCCTTCACATACACACTACCCTATTTATTCTGGCGGAACCGCTAGTGGTGCGGTCGTGAATGTAGCGAAAGTGCAAGGTGGGCACCAGATGCCTTCAGCAGGCGATTATATTGGAATGCCAGGTAATAGTTTTGGCACTGCACCAGAAGGGAACTTATATGTGGACTCCGCCGCGGCCGGTAACGCTGGCATTGTGCCGATAGGTGGTGTGATAGGTGGGGGGTTTGACAATAGTGCGTTGACTATTGAGCCAACCGGAGGAAATGAGTCTTTTTCTATTGTGCAGCCATTCTTAGTGAATAATGATTCTATTGCGCTTTTTGGGATTTATCCTAGTCGTAACTAA
- the aroB gene encoding 3-dehydroquinate synthase has product MRTLEVDLGDRSYPIYIGSGIRHSKSLFDQAIQGKQVMIVTNETVAPLYLDALVSLLAGDYQVDTCILPDGESFKTLDTYQMIMTRLLEVRHNRTTTIIALGGGVVGDMAGFAAATYQRGVNFIQVPTTLLSQVDSSVGGKTGVNHPLGKNMIGAFHQPQAVIIDIDSLVTLPRRELSAGMAEVIKYGLICDASMFDWLEVNMAEIMGLDSDLITEAIYLSCVAKSKVVSQDEREGGIRAILNLGHTFGHAIETEMGYGVWLHGEAVAAGSMLALDLSWRMGNLDNRDLERSADLFKAADLPILPPKEMRLDSFVARMSVDKKVLDGSLRLVLLEKLGTAMVTSDFPLDLFNETILDALEAVK; this is encoded by the coding sequence ATGCGTACATTAGAGGTAGATCTTGGAGATCGAAGTTACCCTATTTATATCGGCTCTGGGATTCGTCATTCGAAGTCGCTATTTGATCAAGCGATACAAGGTAAGCAAGTGATGATAGTGACCAATGAAACGGTGGCTCCGCTTTATCTTGATGCATTGGTTTCCCTATTAGCAGGTGACTATCAAGTTGATACTTGTATATTGCCTGATGGTGAGTCTTTTAAGACACTTGATACCTATCAAATGATCATGACGCGTTTACTGGAAGTGCGACATAATCGAACCACCACCATTATTGCGTTAGGCGGTGGCGTTGTTGGCGATATGGCGGGTTTTGCAGCCGCAACTTACCAAAGAGGGGTGAACTTTATTCAAGTGCCCACCACTCTACTGTCACAAGTGGATTCGTCTGTTGGTGGTAAAACAGGTGTGAACCATCCTCTAGGCAAGAATATGATAGGCGCCTTCCACCAGCCGCAAGCGGTAATTATTGATATTGATTCTTTGGTCACCCTACCGAGACGAGAATTGTCCGCTGGTATGGCGGAAGTCATCAAATACGGTTTGATTTGTGATGCTTCAATGTTTGATTGGTTAGAAGTGAATATGGCTGAGATAATGGGCTTAGATTCTGATTTAATTACAGAGGCTATTTATTTGTCTTGTGTGGCTAAAAGTAAAGTAGTATCCCAAGACGAAAGAGAAGGTGGAATTCGAGCGATTCTAAATCTTGGGCATACTTTTGGTCATGCCATTGAAACTGAAATGGGGTATGGTGTTTGGTTACATGGCGAGGCTGTTGCGGCTGGATCAATGCTAGCATTAGACCTGTCTTGGAGAATGGGAAATCTAGATAACCGTGATTTAGAGCGCAGTGCTGATTTATTTAAAGCCGCGGATTTGCCTATTCTGCCTCCCAAAGAAATGCGTCTAGACTCGTTTGTAGCGCGTATGTCTGTGGATAAAAAAGTGCTTGATGGAAGCCTTCGCTTGGTTCTTTTGGAAAAGCTTGGTACGGCTATGGTCACCTCAGACTTCCCATTAGACTTATTTAATGAAACAATTTTAGATGCGTTGGAAGCGGTTAAGTAA
- a CDS encoding aspartyl/asparaginyl beta-hydroxylase domain-containing protein — protein MTDAFHKLPLMFDQQRLTADLNTILERPWLDHVNNSVHNGEWNVLPLRSVDGGLDNGAVVESDPERYQNTAYLEQCDYFQEILTSLNCTLVSARLMRLKAGGKIRRHNDNSLSFEDGCARLHIPIQTHQQVTFHINDHPIHFAVGECWYMNANYFHQVENNSPIDRVHLVIDCMVNNWLKTLFFNSGYETTAIDHPYGSAGINDDNVWQIIDQLIHLNTPTANEMAQSLQTKWQQNKRTKNT, from the coding sequence ATGACTGACGCTTTTCACAAATTACCCTTAATGTTTGATCAACAAAGATTGACCGCCGACCTCAATACTATTTTGGAGAGGCCTTGGCTTGATCATGTGAATAACAGCGTTCACAACGGAGAATGGAATGTGCTGCCCTTACGGTCTGTTGATGGCGGCCTCGATAATGGCGCCGTGGTGGAGAGCGACCCAGAACGTTATCAGAACACAGCGTATTTAGAGCAATGCGATTATTTTCAAGAGATATTAACAAGCCTAAACTGCACACTGGTTTCAGCCCGATTAATGCGATTAAAAGCGGGAGGAAAGATACGCCGTCATAACGATAACAGCCTCAGCTTTGAAGACGGTTGCGCACGACTGCACATTCCCATCCAAACGCATCAGCAGGTGACCTTCCACATAAACGATCATCCCATTCACTTTGCCGTTGGTGAATGCTGGTATATGAACGCGAATTACTTCCATCAGGTGGAAAACAACAGCCCCATCGACAGAGTGCATTTAGTCATTGACTGCATGGTCAACAACTGGCTGAAAACGTTATTTTTTAACTCGGGGTATGAAACGACAGCAATCGATCACCCCTATGGATCGGCGGGAATAAACGATGATAATGTATGGCAAATCATAGACCAACTCATCCATCTCAACACGCCAACCGCTAACGAAATGGCTCAGAGTCTACAAACAAAATGGCAACAAAATAAAAGGACAAAAAACACATGA